The Rhodothermus marinus DSM 4252 DNA segment CTCCAGGAAGTTTACCGCGAAATGCAGAAGGTGAGCTGGCCCTCGCGTCAGGAGCTGATCAACAACACCATTCTGACGCTGGTGGCCTCGACCGTGCTGGCGCTGTTCATCTTCCTGGCCGATCGGGTGATTGCCACGGTGCTGGAATTCATCTACTCCCTGTAAAG contains these protein-coding regions:
- the secE gene encoding preprotein translocase subunit SecE — its product is MFAKVRDYLQEVYREMQKVSWPSRQELINNTILTLVASTVLALFIFLADRVIATVLEFIYSL